In one window of Gemmatimonadota bacterium DNA:
- a CDS encoding DUF1460 domain-containing protein — translation MTLVESCIAVARLAQDPFKGMWARFGTEMERMRYRDGRRRGYASRLHYFSEWIADGARRGLLQDLTADLGGAPDPRPLRFMTEHRASYTALADDTTFAAIGAMERTLDAVPRRVIPTPRIAEASGRIETGDVLAFATAIPGLDVTHTALAWRRPDGVLGVLHAPLSGGVVEIARLPLTDYVAAIRRATGIMVARPLRLVVE, via the coding sequence GTGACGCTGGTCGAGTCGTGCATCGCGGTGGCGCGACTGGCGCAGGATCCCTTCAAGGGGATGTGGGCGCGGTTCGGGACGGAGATGGAGCGGATGCGCTACCGCGACGGCCGGCGCCGCGGCTACGCCAGCCGGCTGCACTACTTCAGCGAGTGGATCGCCGACGGGGCACGGCGCGGCCTCCTGCAGGACCTCACCGCGGACCTCGGCGGTGCACCCGACCCCCGCCCGCTCCGCTTCATGACCGAGCACCGCGCCAGCTACACCGCCCTCGCCGACGACACCACGTTCGCGGCCATCGGCGCCATGGAGCGGACCCTCGACGCTGTCCCGCGCCGGGTGATCCCCACCCCCCGCATCGCGGAAGCCAGCGGCCGGATCGAGACCGGCGACGTGCTGGCCTTTGCCACCGCCATCCCCGGGCTCGACGTCACCCACACCGCCCTCGCCTGGCGCCGCCCCGACGGCGTGCTCGGCGTGCTGCACGCGCCGCTCTCGGGCGGCGTGGTAGAGATCGCGCGGCTCCCCCTGACCGACTACGTCGCGGCCATCCGGCGCGCGACGGGGATCATGGTGGCCAGGCCGTTACGCCTGGTTGTCGAGTAG
- a CDS encoding YceI family protein has translation MLQHRMGCAIALALVALPHAAPLAGQGAAGSYVLLPTSRLDVKTGKSGLLGFAGHEHLIRARLFEGRVEYDPAHPQGTTVRIALRTDGLEVLTPPDTAEIRKVTAAMRRDVLHTDSFPEITLVSRSVTATAEGYRLVAEFTMHGRSREVTIPVMVAFRGDTLVATAAFTLKQTDFGIRPFRGGPGGTVRVADEVKFTIDARALPAGLP, from the coding sequence ATGCTGCAGCATCGCATGGGATGCGCGATCGCCCTGGCCCTGGTGGCCCTTCCGCACGCCGCGCCGCTCGCGGGGCAGGGTGCCGCGGGATCGTACGTCCTGCTCCCCACGAGCCGGCTCGACGTGAAGACCGGCAAGTCCGGCCTCCTGGGCTTCGCGGGGCATGAGCACCTGATCCGCGCCCGCCTCTTCGAGGGCCGCGTGGAGTACGACCCGGCGCATCCCCAGGGCACCACCGTCCGGATCGCGCTGCGCACCGATGGCCTCGAGGTGCTGACACCACCCGACACCGCCGAGATCCGGAAGGTCACCGCCGCGATGCGGCGCGACGTGCTGCACACCGACAGCTTCCCCGAGATCACCCTGGTCTCCCGCAGCGTGACCGCGACGGCGGAGGGCTATCGGCTGGTGGCGGAGTTCACCATGCACGGCCGGAGCCGTGAGGTGACCATCCCGGTGATGGTGGCCTTCCGGGGCGACACCCTGGTGGCCACGGCGGCCTTTACCCTCAAGCAGACTGACTTTGGCATCCGCCCGTTCCGGGGCGGGCCCGGCGGCACCGTGCGGGTGGCCGACGAGGTGAAGTTCACTATCGATGCGCGGGCGCTGCCGGCGGGGCTTCCGTGA
- a CDS encoding (4Fe-4S)-binding protein: MPKPLQVVHTADIAVTFDPNICRHAGECIRGLPKVFDVSRPDWIHPGAAWPEEILAVVARCPSGALQAVRAGLAPQKPVDLPLAGVSVNPSKDGPIIIKGPVMLEYATGKKEKRSSAIALCRCGQTGSSPFCDGSHNRVGFTSRDG; the protein is encoded by the coding sequence ATGCCCAAGCCGCTGCAGGTGGTGCACACCGCCGACATCGCCGTCACCTTCGATCCCAACATCTGCCGCCACGCCGGGGAGTGCATCCGCGGGCTGCCCAAGGTCTTCGACGTCTCCCGGCCCGACTGGATCCACCCCGGCGCCGCCTGGCCGGAGGAGATCCTGGCCGTGGTGGCCCGGTGCCCGAGCGGCGCCCTGCAGGCGGTGCGCGCCGGCCTGGCGCCGCAGAAGCCCGTCGACCTGCCGCTGGCCGGCGTCTCGGTGAACCCGAGCAAGGACGGCCCGATCATCATCAAGGGCCCGGTCATGCTGGAGTACGCCACCGGCAAGAAGGAGAAACGCTCCAGCGCCATTGCCCTGTGCCGCTGCGGCCAGACCGGCAGCTCGCCGTTCTGCGACGGGAGCCACAACCGGGTGGGCTTCACGTCGCGGGACGGGTGA
- a CDS encoding DUF2157 domain-containing protein — protein MPSEPQERVGAILAFREELARLEADGIARLEPTAKDRIRAHHDAVLATLAASGEVDLSARAARLSIGMRVATLLGTIALSAAYAFFVSAHWGQLGEAAQLALVILPPILLVGLTHLAALRERSGYVAALLATVAAIALAVNLGTLGTLYNLPDSRRVFLATGLFALLLAYGYRLTLPLLVAIGGLGGWLWSLGAIPLGLWWRDGFMRMEPLLLVGALAFAVPALTRGPAAFAPWWRGVGTAAIVLGLLLVQGNGNLSMLTTVAPETVELAYKILGAAVLVALITWGIRHGRPWSPASPPPARCSTSSCGWWTGSGTGCPSGPSS, from the coding sequence ATGCCCTCCGAGCCGCAGGAACGGGTCGGCGCCATCCTCGCCTTCCGCGAGGAGCTCGCCCGCCTCGAAGCCGACGGGATCGCGCGCCTCGAGCCCACCGCGAAGGACCGGATCCGGGCCCACCACGACGCGGTCCTCGCCACCCTCGCGGCGTCGGGCGAGGTCGACCTCTCCGCCCGGGCCGCCCGCCTCTCCATCGGCATGCGGGTGGCCACGCTGCTCGGCACCATCGCACTCTCGGCGGCGTACGCCTTCTTCGTGAGCGCCCACTGGGGCCAGCTCGGTGAGGCCGCACAGCTCGCGCTCGTCATCCTCCCGCCGATCCTGCTGGTGGGCCTGACGCACCTGGCCGCCCTGCGCGAGCGCTCCGGCTACGTCGCCGCGCTGCTCGCGACCGTCGCCGCCATCGCCCTCGCCGTCAACCTCGGCACCCTCGGCACGCTTTACAACCTGCCGGACTCCCGTCGCGTCTTCCTCGCGACCGGCCTCTTCGCCCTGCTGCTCGCCTACGGCTATCGCCTGACGCTCCCGCTCCTCGTGGCGATCGGCGGGCTCGGTGGCTGGCTCTGGAGCCTCGGCGCCATCCCGCTCGGCCTCTGGTGGCGCGATGGCTTCATGCGCATGGAGCCGCTGCTCCTCGTCGGCGCGCTCGCCTTCGCGGTGCCGGCCCTGACCCGGGGGCCGGCGGCCTTCGCCCCCTGGTGGCGTGGCGTGGGCACCGCCGCCATCGTCCTCGGCCTCCTGCTGGTCCAGGGCAATGGCAACCTCTCGATGCTCACCACGGTGGCCCCGGAGACGGTGGAGCTCGCCTACAAGATCCTCGGCGCCGCCGTGCTCGTCGCGCTCATCACCTGGGGCATCCGGCACGGGCGGCCGTGGTCACCCGCATCGCCACCACCGGCGCGGTGCTCTACCTCCTCATGCGGCTGGTGGACTGGTTCTGGGACCGGGTGCCCAAGTGGGCCTTCTTCCTGA
- a CDS encoding MBL fold metallo-hydrolase, producing the protein MKRLLSALLALLLGAPLAAQGGPGAGPLEIHFLDVGQGDAILIRQGGVGVLVDAGRGDDIVLWLEELGIDSLAAAIGSHNHDDHVGGMDAVLADVPVGAYYYNGRPPGNRNAEAVEDLIREEGIPAPPPPWAPIRLGDARITVFPSRLRGAEVSENNSSLGVLVERGRFRALLTGDSEIDELNAWMDAGDIPEVDVLKAAHHGSRDAVTPGWIQRTRAEVVVISVGAGNSYGHPHEAALRYYRTGRRQVLRTDLDGTVTVTVDRAGGYEITTSGARER; encoded by the coding sequence GTGAAGCGGCTGCTCTCTGCGCTGCTGGCGCTGCTGCTCGGCGCGCCGCTCGCCGCGCAGGGCGGGCCCGGCGCCGGGCCGCTCGAGATCCACTTCCTCGACGTGGGGCAGGGGGACGCCATCCTGATCCGCCAGGGCGGGGTCGGCGTGCTGGTCGACGCGGGGCGGGGCGATGACATCGTCCTGTGGCTCGAGGAACTGGGCATCGACTCCCTGGCCGCCGCGATCGGCAGCCACAACCACGACGACCATGTCGGCGGGATGGACGCGGTGCTCGCCGACGTCCCCGTCGGCGCCTACTACTACAACGGACGCCCGCCCGGGAACCGCAACGCGGAGGCGGTCGAGGACCTGATCCGCGAGGAGGGGATCCCCGCGCCTCCACCGCCCTGGGCGCCGATCCGGCTTGGCGACGCGCGGATCACGGTCTTTCCCTCGCGGCTCCGCGGCGCTGAGGTGAGCGAGAACAACAGCAGCCTCGGCGTGCTGGTGGAGCGGGGGCGGTTCCGGGCCCTGCTCACCGGCGACAGCGAAATCGACGAGCTGAACGCCTGGATGGACGCGGGCGACATTCCCGAGGTGGACGTGCTCAAGGCGGCGCACCACGGGTCCCGGGACGCGGTGACGCCGGGGTGGATCCAGCGCACCCGGGCCGAGGTGGTGGTGATCAGCGTGGGGGCCGGCAACAGCTACGGCCATCCGCACGAGGCGGCGCTGCGCTACTACCGCACCGGGCGGCGCCAGGTGCTGCGCACCGACCTGGATGGCACGGTCACCGTCACGGTGGACCGGGCGGGCGGGTACGAGATCACGACCAGCGGGGCCCGGGAGCGGTAG